A single Dreissena polymorpha isolate Duluth1 chromosome 14, UMN_Dpol_1.0, whole genome shotgun sequence DNA region contains:
- the LOC127857208 gene encoding NXPE family member 1-like, which yields MAEILKRGWKFLIVSTLVFITVLLLFNVQINPYLDNRQNVLVSNVINVAASKRLTSSYVTEGPIFNENTYQKKNVSAFCAGVDIYGKPQLTSVVHSRIDATKLDPTTPGLLYVYVSTYTKRNVSKTSGGDVINMIANEVNGDGKITAFVFDHNNGKYSGVFQVPWTGKTAVRVKVLSFVENACLRLKSMEKYGNQVFTMQSGWGIRGKFVTSRGLTEFTPCGANDYIFGYPNQCNFTSVNANESWFCGQPRHSLINCRDIYSFGTGPFESKAAGPSEKVALPNSAALKSSVTANSPKSTEARDRIPCNERPPRYSWTELGQFPNGYWARNQWRMYNCSSSLVHSVKSYRNCLQNKTVYFLGDSTVRQYAEYFINTLLGYNVKNFKDMVGSGRQYHSKQIYKNFGINVTYIKHAMPFHNPDFPPTGITSLPMEIERLSNSDIPDKALILVVNYHVHFQAYPVDIFRGRVRSLAQSLSIFLQAKPTASVLFKGFHACSDDTRWFDNKLTLIFRGIVKEEFGELKDRVVYLDTWSITAAHDSLALHPAGNAFTSQIQQFLTYVC from the coding sequence ATGGCGGAAATATTGAAGCGTGGATGGAAGTTTCTCATAGTATCAACGTTGGTATTTATAACGGTACTGCTGCTGTTTAATGTCCAGATTAACCCCTACTTGGACAATCGTCAAAACGTTTTAGTATCAAACGTGATAAACGTTGCTGCTTCTAAGCGACTGACATCGAGTTACGTCACCGAGGGACCAATCTTCAACGAAAATACGTATCAAAAGAAAAACGTATCGGCTTTTTGTGCGGGTGTTGACATCTATGGAAAGCCTCAACTAACCAGTGTGGTGCATTCTCGAATAGATGCTACAAAGTTGGACCCTACCACACCAGGTCTATTGTATGTCTATGTTTCCACGTACACGAAAAGAAACGTGTCAAAAACGTCAGGTGGTGACGTCATCAACATGATTGCGAATGAAGTTAATGGGGATGGGAAAATTACAGCGTTTGTCTTTGACCACAACAATGGTAAATACTCGGGCGTGTTCCAAGTACCTTGGACAGGAAAGACAGCTGTGCGAGTGAAAGTTTTATCCTTTGTAGAAAATGCATGTCTAAGGTTAAAATCAATGGAAAAGTACGGTAACCAAGTATTCACAATGCAAAGCGGGTGGGGTATAAGAGGAAAGTTTGTTACCTCACGAGGGTTGACGGAATTCACACCATGCGGTGCAAATGACTACATTTTCGGCTATCCTAATCAGTGTAATTTCACGTCAGTAAATGCCAATGAATCCTGGTTTTGTGGGCAGCCGAGACACTCTCTTATAAATTGTAGAGACATATATTCTTTCGGCACTGGTCCGTTCGAATCGAAAGCAGCCGGGCCATCAGAAAAGGTTGCGCTTCCTAATTCAGCAGCGTTAAAATCATCGGTGACAGCGAATTCTCCAAAAAGCACCGAAGCTCGCGATCGTATTCCGTGTAATGAAAGACCCCCGAGATATTCATGGACAGAGCTGGGACAATTTCCAAACGGATATTGGGCTCGTAACCAATGGCGTATGTACAACTGCTCGTCGTCTCTTGTGCATTCAGTGAAGTCTTACAGAAACTGTCTGCAAAACAAAACCGTCTATTTCCTCGGCGATTCAACAGTGAGACAGTATGCGGAATATTTCATCAATACTTTACTCGGGTACAATGTAAAAAATTTCAAGGACATGGTCGGCTCCGGAAGACAATACCATTCGAAGCAAATTTATAAAAACTTTGGTATTAATGTCACTTATATCAAGCATGCTATGCCTTTCCACAATCCAGACTTCCCACCCACCGGCATCACGTCTTTGCCTATGGAGATTGAGCGGCTATCCAACTCCGACATACCGGATAAGGCGCTCATTTTGGTTGTAAACTACCACGTTCATTTTCAGGCGTATCCGGTTGATATTTTTCGAGGGCGTGTCAGAAGTTTAGCGCAGagcttaagtatttttttacaggCTAAACCGACGGCATCGGTTTTGTTTAAGGGGTTCCACGCTTGTTCAGACGACACTCGATGGTTCGATAACAAACTCACGCTTATTTTTAGAGGTATCGTCAAAGAAGAGTTTGGAGAACTCAAAGACAGAGTCGTCTACCTTGACACGTGGTCTATTACTGCGGCGCATGACAGCTTGGCGCTTCATCCGGCCGGAAATGCGTTCACGAGTCAGATTCAACAGTTTTTGACCTACGTTTGCTAG